AGTTTTCATCATTTAATATTTCTTAACATTTTTATTCTCCTAATTTCTATATTTTGGCTCTTTAAAAACTCAAAAAAATATATTATGGATGCAAATGTAAACTCAATTAACTGGTTTGAAATATCTGTAGCAGATCTCGACCGGGCCCAAAAATTTTATGAAACAATTTTTGACATCAAAATGGAAAGAATGGATATGCCGGATATGCCGATGTCCATGTTTCCTTCAAACCCGGGAAGCGGAAAAGTGAATGGTGGATTAGTGCAAAGTGAAATGCATAAACCAAGTGCGGATGGAGTGAAAATTTATTTGAACGGAGATCCTGATCTTCAATCTGCACTCGATAAAGTTACCGATGCAGGTGGCCAAATTATTATGCCTAAAACAGACATTGGACAAGGTTTCGGATTTATGGCATTTTTTATAGATACGGAAGGGAATGTAATAGGATTACATTCCAATGGATAAACAATCTTCGCAGAAAAATTCAAATAAAAAATCCGGGGTTCCGGATTTTTTATTTACATAAATTTCATTCTTTACTCATTAAAACCATATTATCTTTTCTCAAATAACCCTCTTCTGCCATTCGCTTGGAAGCGTCTTTATAACTCTCCGGATCTTTGTCGGCCCAGGTATTTAATCCGTCCACATATCTGTTATACATACAAAATGTTGCAGCTATAAGCACAGTATCATGAATTTCCTTATCTGTGGCATTTAAACTTTTTGCAAGATCAATATCTTCCTGAGTTACCGATTTTCCACTTATTTGCACCTTGCCTGCGATTTGCAATAAGGCTTTTAATTTTTCTGAAATAATCGGAACATCCTGAGGGTGCTTTTTAATATGTTCAATTTCTTCCAGGGAAGCCTTAAGATGGTGTGCAGCAGCTGCACCATGCGATAACTGACAAAAAGTGCAATCGTTTTTACCGGAAACATATGTTGCTATTAATTCCCTTTCACCTTTACTCAATGTTGAATTATCACTGTGTAATAAAGTATTGGCCAACAACAATAATGGATAGGCACTTTCGGGACTATAATTTAACAAACCCCGTATTCCGGGATGCGGGTTATTTAATTCGATGTATGCCATGATTTTTTACGACAAACTTAATGAAGATGGGGTGGATCAGCATGAGATTTACAGTATTTTTGAAAAAGTAGCGGGTATTGAGTATGTAGTATATAGATACAAACATTTGAACTTTAGTAAACCATAAAGCAAAAGTCAACAGTAAACAGTGGGCAGTCAACAGTTTGTAACATTGGAGATTAATTCTCCGAAATAAACTTTGATTTGAATAAAAACGTGAACTAAAGCTCCGATTTGGGGCTGGGGGCCAAATAACAATCAAAAAATAAAAAATAACAATCGGATCGCAACCCTGGAACTTTTGCAAACCATGTAAACACAAAGAAAATAAAGAATCCGCCAGTTGTCGGACAGGTATCGAACAAGGAATAAAGAACCTGTCTGCCTGCAATCGCGAGGCAGGCATTAATCGGATCGACAACCGTAAGTATCCGATCCGTTTTAATAGAGGGTAATAATAAATAACAATCAAAAAATAAAAAACTTTAATCGGATTGACAACCCGAAGATATTCCTCCGTAGGAAACCTTGCTAACACCGCTAACCTTGTAACTTTTACAACCCTAGGAAACTTTCCATGTGAGCTGTGAATGGTCAGTGGTGAGTGAACCCAACCAAGAACTCAGAACGCAGAACTGAAACATGTAGTGATCGACGCAGGAGATCTACTACATGTCAGAACATTAAACATTAAACCTAAAATGCATCACATCACCATCCTCCACCAAATATTCTTTTCCTTCCACATTTAATTTACCTGCTTCTTTGCATGCGGCCTCGCTGCCGTATTTGAGATAATCGTTATATTTTATTACTTCCGCGCGAATAAATCCTTTTTCAAAATCGCTGTGAATTACTCCTGCAGCACCGGGAGCCAAAGTTCCTTTGTGAATTGGCCAAGCACGCACTTCTTTTACACCGGCAGTAAAATAAGTGATGAGGTTTAATAATTTATATCCTGCGCGAATTAAAGTATTTAATCCGCTTTCCTTTAAACCAAGATCTTCCAGAAATAATTTTTTATCTTCATAAGAATCCAATTGCGCAATTTCACTTTCAATATTTGCGCTTACAATTATCACTTCGGCATCTTCATCTTTAACTGCATTCTTTAATTGTTTTACGAAATCATTTTCCACATGAATTTCTTTTTCATCAACGTTGCAAACATAAATTACCGGTTTAATGGTAAGCAACCACATATCTTCAATTAATTTAAAATCCTCCTTATCTAAATGTAAACTTCTTGCACTTTTGCCCTGTTCTAGGTGTGCTTTTAAATTAGTTAGCACTTCCACTAATTTTTTTGCATCCTTATCACCTATGTATGCAGCGCGCTGACTTTTTGTTAATTTAGTTTCTATCGTTTCCAGATCTTTAATCTGTAATTCATAGTCGATGATCTCTTTATCTCTTATCGGATTAACATCGCCATGCACATGCACAATATTAGGGTCATCAAAACATCTCACCACGTGAATAATAGCATCCGTTTCGCGAATATTTGCCAAAAATTTATTTCCAAGTCCTTCACCCTTTGAGGCACCTTTTACTAATCCTGCAATATCTACAAATTCGATGGTAGTTGGAACTAAACGTTCAGGATGCACAAATTCAGCAAGTTTTGTGAGCCGGTCATCAGGAACAGTTACAACGCCAACATTTGGCTCGATAGTGCAAAAAGGGAAATTTGCAGCCTGCGCTTTTGCACTGGATAATGCATTAAACAATGTTGATTTGCCCACATTTGGTAAGCCTACGATTCCGCATTTTAAAGCCATGTTATAAAAATAATTATTTAATAGTTCTGTGTAAACGGCCGCAAAGATAGGGTTTGTTGATGTAAAAATCAGTGATTTGGTAGAAAATTGGGCAGAGAATCCGGATAATACGGTTTGGAAGCCGACTATAAAAATTTTGCGCCTTTGAACTTTGTGAGAAAAATAATCACACAAAGTTTCAAAGGCGCAAAGAAAAAAATTAATTCATTATTCCTTTATAAAGGATTGCATTCCAATAGAATTGTTACTGGAAATTTTTAATAAATAAAATCCTGGTGACAGACTGCTGACATCCACAATCTTATCTCCTGATAATTCAAAATCAGAAATAACAGCACCAACCGTATTTAATATTTGAGCATTATAATTTCCTTTCACAGGTAATTCAATATTCAAAAATTGATCTGCTGGATTTGGATAGATATTTACCAAAATACTATTTGTTATATCTTCAATAGCATTAAAGTTGATGATCTTACACTCAAAATCTTCTCCTGCAACATTGCCCGCAGTTAAACATACTGTGTAATTATCAGGGGAAGGATAGAAATGGGATGGGTTTTGTTCTGTAGACGAACCGCCATCACCAAAATCCCAATCCCAGTAATCTGGTAGATTAGTTGAAATATCTGTGAAAACAACGGTAGTACCTGAAATAGACCAGGTAAAATCGACAACCGGAATTTTAGGTGTATTTCCAATATTAACTACCTGACAATCAGTTGAACTGCCCGCTGCATTTGAAGCTGTTAAACAAACGTTATAATCACCATCTATTAAATATGTATAGGTAGGATTTTGTTCAGTGCTGGTGCCACCATCACCAAATTCCCAATCCCATGCGGATGGAGTATTTGTACTAAGATCGGTAAATGCAACCGTTGGATCCCCTGCAAATGAAAAATCAGCGAGGGGAGCAACATAAGAATCAACCACAATTATTTCGCAATAAGTATCGCTGGCCACAATATTGGTGGCAGTGAGACAAACATTAAAATCTCCGTTCGTTAAAAAGGTATGCACCGGATTTTCTTCAGTTGAAGAAGTTGCGTCACCAAAATCCCAGAACCATGATGTTGGTGAATTTGTTGACAGGTCAGTAAAATTAACTGTAGGTTCAGCTACAGCAGTATAACTATATAATGCCTCAGGAGCACCTGTAATAGCAGAAGTAACAACTCTGAAATGGAAATCGCCGGTAAGCTCCGCCCATCCAAAACCAGTTTGAACATAACTTCTGTTCACCGCTAAAGTACTTGTATAAGAAACCCATGCAACTCCACCGGGAACTGTATATCCTACAAAAACGTCTCCATAAATTCCCTCTAATTCCGGCATTCCCCGTAGGTCAACTCTGGTTCCCTTATTTGGTTCTGCTAAGGTTGGTTCTGGGGTGAGATAAAAAGGTGTTATAATATCAGCACCCGGAAATCCTGTTCCATCATCTGCCCAAATGTGAAATTGTATATCATCGTTTGGTCGCATATAATCGGTGTAATTCTGAATAACTGCAGTAACCACGTCAGTTTCACCGGTCAAGGTCATTCTAACAGCTGCAGAAACATATCCTGTGGCACTAAGGGTACCGATATCTGCAACAAAGTCAATTATTCCAGCATCATAAGAAATATAATTTCCAGCGATGATCTCAAAAGTATCGGTTACGGCAGTATTTGGCACTGCAAAACCATCGGTAGCTTCAATGTAATAACTGATCCAGGTTCCGGGTGCCTGTTCAGGTATTTCAAATAAATAGGTATCTCCAAATGTATTGAAACCTGCAATGGAGGTATATGCGCCACCATCGAGACTGTACCATAAGAAGCTGCTCTCAACATCGGAAGCGTCGATAATTTCAGCTGTCAGAGGATTTGGTCCAAGTGTTCCTTCATACAAATTTGTTGGATCGTGCAGAATCAATGGTTCAGAAACGTCGACATTATATCTGTAGATAACAAGATCATCAATATAAATACCATCAACATTATATGCAGCATCACTTACAAAACGAAAGCGAAGACGCACATCAGGGCTGCCAACAAAAGCGCCCAGCGGAACGGAATATAACTGCCATGTAAACAGGTCTTCACCGTTAAAAATTTCAATATTTGTCCATGATCCACCTGCATCGGAGGAAGCGTCGAGGTAGACATAATCAAACCCGAGCTCGAGGTCAAGAAGGGCATAGAACTGAACATCTGCATCAAGAGCAAAGGTTAAGTCAGCACTCACTGCCATGGTTGCTTCTGAAGAAAATGCATCCAGATAATTGCCATCAGGACTATCGGTAAAACTGTGAGTAGGACTGTAGGCATCAGTGGTAGTTGTATTCCACGAACCTGTAACCGTCCAATTTGTGAGTCCACTTTCAAAATCGTCAGAAAATACAATGGCCTGGCCATGGATTGTAAAGGTGGAAATCAGAATACTGAGGAGTAAGTAAATGTTTCTTTTCATAAAGTATATATTTTTATCATCACACTAAATTAGGTCATTTTTTCCAATTGATTAACTTTAAAAAACAAATTTTAAGCAAAAACTGTTTTGTCGAATTGAATAGGGGCATAATTGTTGGTAACTTTCGGCAAATTTTAATGGTAGATATGAGGTATTTAATTGTTTGTGGTTTTTTGGTTTTATTGAGTAAGACGCAGGCACAAACTGCGGACCAATGGTTTGAGTCGGGATTCGAAAAATATGAAGCCAAAGATTATGTTGGAGCTATCGCCGATTATACAGAATGTATAAATCTTGCACCCGATTATCCGGAGGCATATTTTAACAGGGGATTGAGTTATTATTTCACGGCAAATTTTGAGGCAGCAATAAAGGATTTCGAACAAATAATAAAATTAAAACCGGGAGATGCAAAAGCATATTATTGGAAAGGATATTGTTTATTTGAAGCGAACAAAATTGAGGAAGCGATAAGTGCATATACGAATGCCTTATATTATGATCCAACGTACGCAGAAGCTTTTTTTGAACGGGCATTTGCAAAATATATGCTAACACGTTATTCAGATGCATTGGAGGATCTTACCAGAGCTATAAATATTGATCCAACATATGCTGATGCTTATTATTACAGAGGATTATGTTTTTATGCATTAGAAAATTATACTGATGCTATGATTGCCTTCAACAAAGTTGTAGAATTAGATCCTCAGGATGCAGATGCATGGTATCAAATTGGATTTATTCACAACGATAATAAAGCATATGATCTGGCAATTGAAGCCTATACCAAAGTAATAAATCTACAACCCACTGCAGGCGATGCATACTACGAACGCGGAGTCGCTTACTACGAATTATATTTTGATGATAACGCATGTCAAGATTGGAAAAAGGGTGCCGAATTAGGAGATGAATATTCGAAGATTCAAGTTGAGAGCTTATGCAATAAATAAGATTCGATGGTTTAGGAAGATTCGAAGGGAGAAGATTCGAAGATTCGAAGGGGAAGGTTCTAAGGATTCAAGGAAGGAAGGTGTGTAAGGTTAAATAAGGGGGAATATTCTACCAATAATGATTTCCCCCAATCTTCAGCATTTGATTTTTAATTGAAGAAGATTATCTTTAAGGTTTGCAATTGTTTAACCCTTAAATAAATTGTTATGTCTGAAAGAGAGTTATTAAACCGAGTAAAGATCTTTTCTTATGATGTTTATAATTGTGTAAAAAAGATCAAGCAGGATGTTTATAATAAACAATTAATTGAGCAACTAATTGATTCTGCATTTAGTGCGGCAGCAAATTACCGGGCTTCACAAAGAGGTAAATCTAAAAGAGATGCATTAAATAAAATTAAAATTTCTCTTGAGGAAATTGATGAATCTAACTTCTGGTTAAATAGCCTTTTTGATTTAAAAATTACAGAGTCTGAAGAAGTTAAAAGATTAATAAATGAGAGCGACCAATTAACTTCGATCTTTGTTGCAATAGTTAATAAATTAGAAATGTAATGTATTATTGCAATTCAATATTAAAATATAATGCAGATACACATTTTTTCCATCATAACAATGTATTTTTTTTTGAAAATTAATAAATCAGTAAAAATTTAGCGAAAGGTCTTAATGCTTTAAATTAAATCGAGAACCCCTTTTTTTTACCTTACTCACCTTCCTTCCTTTTTTATTCCTTAGAACCTTACCCTTCGAATCTTCTCCCTTCTCCCTTCGATTCTTTCTCAATCACCATATCCGGAGCAATACGCAGCCAACACCTCCGGTGCTTTTTCATAGCCATAACTATCTGATTTATTTAAATATTCGCACGCAGATTCCATCTCACCGATCTGTAACATTAATATTCCGTAATTATAATTGCCCATTGGAAAATTGGGGTCATATTTTAACATGATCTTAAAATCCGTTTCAGCATCGGTGTAATTTCCGAGCATTGCTTTGCTTAATCCACGTTGGTTATAAATATCCTTATTTTCCGGATCTACATCTGCTGCGGCATCAAATGTTTTAATTGCAGTATTATAATCTTCCTGGAAATATTGAGCAAGGCCCAGGTTATATAAAATTTCTGCATTCTGAAGATCATATAATAAAGCAACACGGAATTTATCCTCCGCTCCGGAATAATCTCCCTCAACAGCAGCTTCTAATCCCATGGAAAGATAATAAGCGGCCATATCACTGTTGGCAATGGCAGATTCTTCACCGTCAACTTTAAAAATTATACTGTCGTCGTCAGCAATTATTTCAATTTTGTCGGTATCTATTTGTGCTTGCGCAACTGCAAACAACGAAATAAAAAATGTAAAAATGAGTGTCCGTGTCATGGCCTTCAATTTAGTTTATAAACGAAATATGCCTTTTTATTATTATTTGGCGACCAAAAGGGCTGCCAAATAAACCCTGAAAACGAATAATGCCGATTAAACGATAATTTTTCAGATAAATTCAAATTTCGGGAAATATTTTAAGAAAATCTCCAAAAAAGATCAAAATTTCAAGATCTGTTTAATTTCCAATTGGAGCGTTTTTCCATAACGGAGCTTTGTAGCGCTGGGTTTACCGATTTTTTTTCATGCACGAATGAGGCGAAAAATGCTGCAATACCCTCTTCTTCTTCGTTTTCCGATATCAATTTTTCGGGAGTAAAATATTTTTCAATAAATCCTGTGTCAAATTTCGCAGATAAAAAAGCTTCATGTTGCATTACAAATTTCCCGAAAGGCAATGTGGTAGCCACTCCTGAAATTTTGTAATCGTTGATGGCACGAATCATCTTTTTGCATGCCAATTCACGTGTAGCGGCATGTACGATCAATTTTGCCAACAGCGGATCATAATAAATGGGAATATCCATTCCCTCCTCATAACCATCATCCACGCGAATGCCATGTCCCTGAGGGCGGCGATAGGTAATTAATTTTCCTATATCGGGGAGGAAATTATTTTTTGGATCCTCGGCCGTCACCCTTAATTCGATTGCGTGACCATGAATTTTAAGATCTTCCTGTTTGAAACCCAACTCCTCTCCTTCCGCCACTAAAATTTGTTCACGTACGATATCTAAACCCGTAATAAATTCAGTTACAGGATGTTCCACCTGCAAACGGGTATTCATTTCCAGAAAATAAAAATTAAGATCAGCATCCACTAAAAATTCGACCGTTCCGGCTCCAACATAATTACACGCTTTTGCAGCATTTACAGCACTTTCACCCATTGCTTTGCGCATTTCCGGTGAAACTACTGCAGAAGGTGCTTCTTCCACCAATTTTTGGTGACGACGCTGAATAGAGCATTCCCGCTCAAATAAATACACAACATTTCCATGTCTGTCGGCAAGAATTTGAATTTCTATATGCCTTGGAGATGTTACAAATTTTTCAATAAAAACCGCATCATCCCCAAAAGCGCTTTTTGCCTCACTCATGGCACGATGCATTTGTTCATCCAATTCTGCTTCGTTTTGAACTACGCGCATACCCTTTCCTCCCCCACCCGCACTCGCCTTTATTAAAATTGGATAACCGGCTTTTGCAGCAACAATTTTAGCTTCCTCAAGATCTTTTATTGCATGATCAGTGCCCGGAACCATTGGTATGTGAAATTTTGCTGCAGCCTGTTTTGCGGAGATCTTATCACCCATCATATTAATACTGATCGGATCCGGACCAATAAATATTAATCCTGCATCCTGTACTTTTTGTGCAAAAACAGCATTTTCACTCAGGAAACCATACCCCGGATGTATAGCATCGGCACCGGAGATCTTAGCAACCTCCAGAATTTTGTCCATCAATAAATAACTTTGATTCGACGGTGGAGGACCTATATAATAAGCTTCATCTGCATATTGGGTGTGAATTGCATTTCTATCAGCTTCTGAATATACTGCAACGGTCTTAATTCCCATTTCCTTTGCCGTACGCATAACACGCAAAGCAATCTCCCCGCGATTGGCGATCAGGATCTTTTTGATCTTCATTTGACAAAGATGGGGGAAAGATTTGAATTGAGGAAAGACAAAATAATAAATGCCGGATTATTGATTAGTTTTAGACAAATTGCACGGAAATGTTACTTCAGGCTGAAATTATGGGTGGTTTAATAATTCTGAGTATATTGATATTTGTTATTATTTTAGGGATTGTGAGTTTTGTGTTTTCATTTATTGTTGATCACTATAAAAGGAAACATGCAGATGATGAAAAGAAAATCCCATTTTTAAAACATATTGAACTAATTTCAAGGATATTAAAATATGTTTTTATTATTGTCATTATTTTATTAGTTATTGCCGTTATATGTTTATTAAATTTTGAATATTAAAATTTCCATGCAACTCGATTACATCCACAATATTAACAACAGCGGCGAACATATGGTCCGCCTATACAATTTTGACATGTTGCAGGCAATTCAATTCCGCAAACACATTCAAGATGTTATTTTAATTAAAAATAAACCACTTAATATTAACGAACTCGATTTTATAGAGGCCAGAAATTGTGAATTAACATTGCGAATTGCAGATGATGATATAGGAATTGTTACAGAAGACACAGTTCTCTTTTTTTGCGATCTTACACTGGAAGGTTTTCAGGAAATGGTTGAATTATTAGCAC
The genomic region above belongs to Bacteroidota bacterium and contains:
- a CDS encoding VOC family protein, which produces MDANVNSINWFEISVADLDRAQKFYETIFDIKMERMDMPDMPMSMFPSNPGSGKVNGGLVQSEMHKPSADGVKIYLNGDPDLQSALDKVTDAGGQIIMPKTDIGQGFGFMAFFIDTEGNVIGLHSNG
- a CDS encoding tetratricopeptide repeat protein, yielding MTRTLIFTFFISLFAVAQAQIDTDKIEIIADDDSIIFKVDGEESAIANSDMAAYYLSMGLEAAVEGDYSGAEDKFRVALLYDLQNAEILYNLGLAQYFQEDYNTAIKTFDAAADVDPENKDIYNQRGLSKAMLGNYTDAETDFKIMLKYDPNFPMGNYNYGILMLQIGEMESACEYLNKSDSYGYEKAPEVLAAYCSGYGD
- the accC gene encoding acetyl-CoA carboxylase biotin carboxylase subunit, which codes for MKIKKILIANRGEIALRVMRTAKEMGIKTVAVYSEADRNAIHTQYADEAYYIGPPPSNQSYLLMDKILEVAKISGADAIHPGYGFLSENAVFAQKVQDAGLIFIGPDPISINMMGDKISAKQAAAKFHIPMVPGTDHAIKDLEEAKIVAAKAGYPILIKASAGGGGKGMRVVQNEAELDEQMHRAMSEAKSAFGDDAVFIEKFVTSPRHIEIQILADRHGNVVYLFERECSIQRRHQKLVEEAPSAVVSPEMRKAMGESAVNAAKACNYVGAGTVEFLVDADLNFYFLEMNTRLQVEHPVTEFITGLDIVREQILVAEGEELGFKQEDLKIHGHAIELRVTAEDPKNNFLPDIGKLITYRRPQGHGIRVDDGYEEGMDIPIYYDPLLAKLIVHAATRELACKKMIRAINDYKISGVATTLPFGKFVMQHEAFLSAKFDTGFIEKYFTPEKLISENEEEEGIAAFFASFVHEKKSVNPALQSSVMEKRSNWKLNRS
- a CDS encoding tetratricopeptide repeat protein, translating into MRYLIVCGFLVLLSKTQAQTADQWFESGFEKYEAKDYVGAIADYTECINLAPDYPEAYFNRGLSYYFTANFEAAIKDFEQIIKLKPGDAKAYYWKGYCLFEANKIEEAISAYTNALYYDPTYAEAFFERAFAKYMLTRYSDALEDLTRAINIDPTYADAYYYRGLCFYALENYTDAMIAFNKVVELDPQDADAWYQIGFIHNDNKAYDLAIEAYTKVINLQPTAGDAYYERGVAYYELYFDDNACQDWKKGAELGDEYSKIQVESLCNK
- a CDS encoding four helix bundle protein codes for the protein MSERELLNRVKIFSYDVYNCVKKIKQDVYNKQLIEQLIDSAFSAAANYRASQRGKSKRDALNKIKISLEEIDESNFWLNSLFDLKITESEEVKRLINESDQLTSIFVAIVNKLEM
- a CDS encoding carboxymuconolactone decarboxylase family protein, encoding MAYIELNNPHPGIRGLLNYSPESAYPLLLLANTLLHSDNSTLSKGERELIATYVSGKNDCTFCQLSHGAAAAHHLKASLEEIEHIKKHPQDVPIISEKLKALLQIAGKVQISGKSVTQEDIDLAKSLNATDKEIHDTVLIAATFCMYNRYVDGLNTWADKDPESYKDASKRMAEEGYLRKDNMVLMSKE
- the ychF gene encoding redox-regulated ATPase YchF, translated to MALKCGIVGLPNVGKSTLFNALSSAKAQAANFPFCTIEPNVGVVTVPDDRLTKLAEFVHPERLVPTTIEFVDIAGLVKGASKGEGLGNKFLANIRETDAIIHVVRCFDDPNIVHVHGDVNPIRDKEIIDYELQIKDLETIETKLTKSQRAAYIGDKDAKKLVEVLTNLKAHLEQGKSARSLHLDKEDFKLIEDMWLLTIKPVIYVCNVDEKEIHVENDFVKQLKNAVKDEDAEVIIVSANIESEIAQLDSYEDKKLFLEDLGLKESGLNTLIRAGYKLLNLITYFTAGVKEVRAWPIHKGTLAPGAAGVIHSDFEKGFIRAEVIKYNDYLKYGSEAACKEAGKLNVEGKEYLVEDGDVMHFRFNV
- a CDS encoding PKD domain-containing protein, with protein sequence MKRNIYLLLSILISTFTIHGQAIVFSDDFESGLTNWTVTGSWNTTTTDAYSPTHSFTDSPDGNYLDAFSSEATMAVSADLTFALDADVQFYALLDLELGFDYVYLDASSDAGGSWTNIEIFNGEDLFTWQLYSVPLGAFVGSPDVRLRFRFVSDAAYNVDGIYIDDLVIYRYNVDVSEPLILHDPTNLYEGTLGPNPLTAEIIDASDVESSFLWYSLDGGAYTSIAGFNTFGDTYLFEIPEQAPGTWISYYIEATDGFAVPNTAVTDTFEIIAGNYISYDAGIIDFVADIGTLSATGYVSAAVRMTLTGETDVVTAVIQNYTDYMRPNDDIQFHIWADDGTGFPGADIITPFYLTPEPTLAEPNKGTRVDLRGMPELEGIYGDVFVGYTVPGGVAWVSYTSTLAVNRSYVQTGFGWAELTGDFHFRVVTSAITGAPEALYSYTAVAEPTVNFTDLSTNSPTSWFWDFGDATSSTEENPVHTFLTNGDFNVCLTATNIVASDTYCEIIVVDSYVAPLADFSFAGDPTVAFTDLSTNTPSAWDWEFGDGGTSTEQNPTYTYLIDGDYNVCLTASNAAGSSTDCQVVNIGNTPKIPVVDFTWSISGTTVVFTDISTNLPDYWDWDFGDGGSSTEQNPSHFYPSPDNYTVCLTAGNVAGEDFECKIINFNAIEDITNSILVNIYPNPADQFLNIELPVKGNYNAQILNTVGAVISDFELSGDKIVDVSSLSPGFYLLKISSNNSIGMQSFIKE